A region of Saccharococcus thermophilus DNA encodes the following proteins:
- a CDS encoding YaaL family protein codes for MLWRRKGWLKKQFDEKLVNELQAMRDEWYEQKRLIEKSVDPSEDVLVALHIAEAKYFFLIREAKHRRISLKGVN; via the coding sequence TTGTTATGGCGACGGAAAGGTTGGTTAAAAAAGCAATTCGATGAAAAGTTAGTAAACGAATTACAGGCGATGAGAGACGAGTGGTATGAGCAGAAACGGCTCATTGAAAAAAGCGTAGATCCATCGGAGGACGTATTAGTAGCGCTTCACATTGCGGAAGCGAAATACTTTTTTCTCATCCGAGAAGCAAAACATCGACGTATATCACTAAAGGGAGTGAATTAA
- the recR gene encoding recombination mediator RecR: MHYPEPISKLIDSFMKLPGIGPKTAVRLAFFVLTMKEDTVLEFAKALVDVKRNIKYCTICGHITDTDPCYICKDERRDKTTICVVQDPKDVIAMEKMKEYNGLYHVLHGAISPMEGIGPEDIKIAELLKRLQDETVQEVILATNPNIEGEATAMYISRLLKPTGIKVTRIAHGLPVGGDLEYADEVTLSKALEGRREL, encoded by the coding sequence ATGCATTATCCTGAACCGATATCTAAGCTGATTGATAGTTTTATGAAGCTTCCCGGAATCGGGCCCAAAACGGCCGTTCGTCTTGCCTTTTTTGTTTTAACGATGAAAGAAGATACGGTGTTGGAATTTGCTAAAGCGCTTGTGGACGTCAAACGCAATATTAAATATTGTACGATTTGCGGCCATATTACGGATACAGATCCTTGTTATATTTGCAAAGATGAAAGACGAGACAAAACGACGATATGCGTGGTACAAGACCCAAAAGACGTCATCGCCATGGAAAAGATGAAAGAATATAACGGTCTTTACCATGTATTGCACGGCGCTATTTCGCCAATGGAAGGGATCGGTCCGGAAGATATAAAAATTGCCGAGTTGCTAAAAAGATTGCAAGACGAAACGGTACAAGAGGTGATTTTAGCGACAAACCCGAACATCGAAGGGGAAGCGACGGCGATGTATATATCGCGGTTGTTAAAGCCAACGGGAATTAAGGTGACAAGAATTGCCCACGGTCTCCCAGTGGGCGGCGATTTGGAATATGCCGATGAAGTAACGCTTTCAAAAGCCTTAGAAGGACGCCGCGAGTTATAG
- a CDS encoding YbaB/EbfC family nucleoid-associated protein: MMRGGMGNMQKMLKQMQKMQKEMQKAQEQLGEKTVEGTAGGGMVTVIANGHKQILEVKIKEEVVDPEDIEMLQDLVLAATNDALKKADELANEMMGQFTKGLNIPGLF; encoded by the coding sequence ATGATGCGTGGCGGAATGGGAAATATGCAAAAAATGTTAAAGCAAATGCAAAAAATGCAAAAGGAGATGCAGAAAGCACAAGAGCAACTAGGTGAAAAAACAGTAGAGGGCACCGCAGGAGGCGGTATGGTGACAGTGATCGCGAATGGCCACAAACAAATTTTGGAAGTAAAAATTAAAGAAGAAGTAGTGGATCCGGAAGATATTGAAATGCTTCAAGATTTAGTGTTAGCAGCAACCAATGATGCGTTGAAAAAAGCGGATGAGCTTGCAAACGAAATGATGGGACAATTTACAAAAGGATTGAATATTCCGGGATTATTCTAG
- the dnaX gene encoding DNA polymerase III subunit gamma/tau yields the protein MTYQALYRVFRPQRFADVVGQEHVTKTLQSALLQNKISHAYLFSGPRGTGKTSAAKIFAKAVNCEHAPTAEPCNECPACVGITNGTIPDVLEIDAASNNRVDEIRDIRDKVKFAPTSVRYKVYIIDEVHMLSIGAFNALLKTLEEPPKHVIFILATTEPHKIPLTIISRCQRFDFRRIPLPSIVARLRHVVSQQGIEAADEALSAIARAADGGMRDALSLLDQAISFSNGQLLLEDVLAMTGAVSSATLASLVKAIYEKDAATVLQLLEKMMDQGKDPNRLIEDLIFYYRDLLLYKTAPHVEGAIKGAIVDDAFKHLAEAVPVSNLYETIEVLNKSQQEMKWTNHPRIFLEVALIKLCHQQVSQALPPSEELQSLIQRVEYLEAELRRLKEQNVSAAAATSAPAKKQTKGLKTGGYKTPIGRIYEILKQATHQDLALIKSHWAEMLDTLKKQHKVSHAALLQESEPVAASPNAFVLKFKYEIHCKMAADNTNYVKDNLEAILFELTKKRFEMVAVPEEEWGKIREEFIRGKEAKQEQEEEDPLIAEAKRLFGEELIEIKE from the coding sequence GTGACATATCAAGCTTTATATCGTGTTTTTCGGCCGCAGCGGTTTGCTGATGTAGTCGGTCAAGAACACGTAACGAAAACATTGCAAAGTGCCCTGCTTCAAAATAAAATATCTCATGCCTATTTGTTTTCCGGTCCGCGCGGTACAGGAAAAACAAGCGCTGCCAAAATTTTTGCCAAAGCGGTAAATTGTGAGCATGCTCCGACGGCGGAACCGTGCAACGAATGTCCGGCGTGCGTTGGAATTACAAACGGTACCATTCCAGATGTGCTGGAAATCGACGCGGCTTCAAATAACCGTGTGGATGAAATCCGCGATATTCGCGATAAAGTGAAATTTGCACCGACATCGGTTCGTTACAAAGTATATATTATCGATGAGGTGCATATGCTTTCGATCGGTGCTTTCAACGCGTTGTTAAAAACGCTAGAGGAGCCGCCAAAGCATGTTATTTTTATATTGGCAACAACAGAACCTCATAAAATTCCGCTTACGATTATTTCTCGTTGTCAGCGCTTTGATTTTCGGAGAATTCCGTTGCCTTCGATTGTTGCAAGGTTAAGACATGTCGTCAGTCAGCAAGGCATCGAAGCTGCGGATGAGGCGTTGTCAGCAATCGCGCGCGCGGCCGATGGCGGGATGCGCGACGCGTTAAGTTTGCTGGACCAAGCAATTTCTTTTAGTAACGGACAGTTGCTGCTTGAAGACGTCCTTGCTATGACCGGAGCTGTATCTTCGGCGACATTAGCTTCGCTAGTGAAGGCGATATATGAGAAAGATGCGGCAACGGTATTGCAACTGCTTGAAAAAATGATGGATCAAGGGAAAGACCCTAATCGTCTGATCGAAGATTTAATTTTTTATTATCGCGATCTTTTGCTATACAAAACGGCTCCCCATGTAGAAGGGGCAATCAAAGGCGCGATAGTGGACGACGCGTTTAAACATCTGGCGGAGGCTGTGCCGGTCTCTAACCTATATGAAACGATTGAAGTGTTAAATAAAAGCCAGCAGGAGATGAAATGGACGAATCATCCGCGCATTTTTTTAGAAGTTGCGCTAATAAAGCTGTGCCATCAGCAAGTTTCACAAGCATTGCCGCCTTCCGAAGAACTTCAATCGTTGATCCAAAGGGTAGAATATTTGGAAGCGGAACTGCGCCGTCTTAAAGAGCAAAATGTATCTGCCGCAGCAGCAACTTCCGCGCCAGCGAAAAAACAAACAAAAGGGCTAAAAACAGGAGGATATAAAACACCAATTGGCCGGATTTACGAAATATTAAAGCAAGCGACTCATCAAGATTTGGCGTTGATTAAAAGCCATTGGGCCGAGATGCTGGATACGCTGAAAAAGCAACATAAAGTATCTCATGCGGCCTTACTGCAAGAAAGCGAGCCAGTTGCCGCGAGTCCAAACGCGTTTGTGTTAAAGTTTAAGTATGAGATTCACTGCAAAATGGCTGCTGATAATACGAATTATGTGAAAGATAATTTAGAGGCCATTCTATTTGAACTGACGAAAAAACGCTTTGAAATGGTAGCTGTTCCTGAAGAAGAATGGGGAAAGATAAGGGAAGAATTTATTCGTGGAAAAGAAGCCAAACAGGAACAGGAGGAAGAAGATCCTTTAATAGCGGAAGCAAAACGGCTGTTTGGCGAGGAATTAATTGAAATTAAAGAATAA
- the tadA gene encoding tRNA adenosine(34) deaminase TadA: MISDEYYMRLAIEEAKKAEQMGEVPIGAVIVQDGRVIARSHNLRETEQRAIAHAEILAIDEACKATRSWRLEDATLYVTLEPCAMCAGAIVLARVKRVVFGASDPKGGCAGTLMNLLQEERFNHQVEVTSGVLGDECGQMLSNFFRKLREKKKNVGQSSN; this comes from the coding sequence ATGATCAGCGACGAATACTATATGCGTTTGGCCATAGAAGAAGCAAAAAAGGCGGAACAGATGGGAGAAGTCCCAATTGGAGCGGTGATTGTCCAAGATGGCCGCGTTATTGCCCGTTCTCATAATTTAAGGGAAACAGAGCAGCGCGCGATTGCCCATGCAGAAATTTTAGCGATTGATGAAGCGTGCAAGGCAACACGTTCATGGCGCCTAGAAGATGCGACATTATATGTCACACTAGAGCCGTGCGCGATGTGTGCCGGCGCTATTGTCCTTGCCCGCGTCAAGCGCGTCGTGTTCGGCGCCAGCGACCCAAAGGGAGGCTGTGCCGGGACGTTGATGAATTTGCTTCAAGAAGAGCGGTTTAATCATCAGGTTGAAGTGACAAGCGGGGTATTAGGCGACGAATGTGGGCAAATGTTAAGCAATTTTTTTCGCAAGCTTCGCGAGAAAAAGAAAAATGTTGGGCAAAGTTCCAATTAA
- a CDS encoding LysM peptidoglycan-binding domain-containing protein, with the protein MQIHVVQSGQTLSGIAQAYDTTPEDIIRANQLPNPNDLVVGQAMVIPIVGRFYWVQRGDSLWSISQKFSIPMQRLAEVNHISLNSPLQVGQRLYIPPGTKRRAEFNGYIEPRGTTVSPALEESARQAAPYLTYLAPFRFQIQRNATLKEPPLNNFPSIARTNNVTLIMVITNIENDQFSDELGAIILNNESLQNQFLENIVTTAKKYGFRDIHFDMEYLRPQDREAYNSFLRKAKRRFKQEGWLMSTALAPKTSATQRGRWYEAHDYRAHGQIADFVVIMTYEWGYSGGPPMPVSPIGPVRRVLEYAISEMPAGKILMGQNLYGYDWTLPYVPGGPYARAISPQQAIQLAAQHNVAIQYDTRAQAPHFRYRDESGKEHEVWFEDARSIQAKFNLVKELGLRGMSYWKLGLDFPQNWLLLTDNFTVVKR; encoded by the coding sequence ATGCAAATCCATGTTGTACAAAGCGGGCAAACGTTAAGTGGAATCGCGCAAGCGTATGATACGACTCCGGAAGACATCATTCGAGCAAACCAATTGCCAAATCCTAACGATCTTGTCGTCGGCCAAGCAATGGTGATTCCAATCGTCGGACGTTTTTACTGGGTACAGCGCGGCGATAGTTTATGGTCAATTTCCCAAAAATTTTCCATTCCCATGCAGCGGCTTGCTGAAGTAAACCATATTTCTCTTAACAGTCCGTTACAAGTTGGACAACGGTTATATATCCCCCCAGGAACCAAGCGCAGAGCTGAATTTAACGGATATATCGAACCTCGCGGAACGACTGTCAGCCCAGCTTTGGAGGAAAGCGCTCGCCAAGCTGCACCATATTTAACTTATTTGGCTCCATTTCGTTTTCAAATCCAGCGAAACGCTACGCTGAAAGAGCCTCCTTTGAATAATTTCCCATCTATCGCCCGCACCAATAATGTTACTTTAATCATGGTCATCACTAATATTGAAAATGATCAGTTTAGCGATGAACTGGGAGCGATTATTTTAAACAACGAATCACTACAAAACCAGTTTTTGGAAAATATCGTCACAACCGCCAAAAAATATGGATTTCGCGATATCCACTTTGATATGGAATACTTGCGCCCTCAAGACCGCGAGGCGTATAATTCGTTTTTACGAAAAGCAAAGCGGCGGTTCAAGCAAGAAGGATGGCTGATGTCTACGGCGTTGGCGCCGAAAACGAGCGCCACGCAAAGAGGCCGATGGTATGAAGCACACGACTACCGTGCCCACGGCCAAATCGCCGATTTTGTCGTCATTATGACGTACGAATGGGGATATAGCGGGGGCCCGCCGATGCCGGTTTCTCCAATCGGCCCCGTCCGCAGGGTGCTCGAATATGCAATTTCCGAAATGCCTGCAGGGAAAATTTTAATGGGACAAAACTTATATGGTTATGACTGGACTCTTCCGTATGTTCCAGGCGGGCCGTATGCGCGGGCGATCAGCCCGCAGCAGGCAATCCAGCTTGCCGCCCAACACAACGTTGCCATTCAATACGATACGAGAGCACAAGCTCCACATTTCCGCTATCGGGACGAAAGCGGAAAAGAACATGAAGTTTGGTTTGAAGACGCCCGCTCCATTCAAGCAAAATTTAATTTAGTTAAAGAGCTTGGCTTACGGGGAATGAGCTATTGGAAATTAGGATTAGATTTCCCGCAAAACTGGCTGCTTCTAACGGATAATTTTACTGTCGTTAAAAGATAA
- a CDS encoding deoxynucleoside kinase has product MRNVPFVAVEGPIGVGKTSLAAAIAKQFHYHLVKEIVEENPFLGKFYENMEEWSFQTEMFFLCHRYKQLEEIQHRFLQQKVPVVADYHMMKNLIFAKKTLKDHHYQKYAKIYDILIDGLPQPNIIIYLHASLDTLLARIQKRGRDFEKNIDPLYLQQLCTDYEEIFSLFEREHPHIPVLRFNGDQLDFVQRKEDLHYILERINHVIKGALS; this is encoded by the coding sequence ATGAGGAACGTTCCGTTTGTTGCGGTGGAAGGTCCGATTGGGGTAGGAAAAACCTCGTTAGCAGCGGCAATCGCCAAACAATTTCATTACCATTTAGTAAAAGAAATTGTCGAAGAAAATCCATTTCTCGGGAAATTTTATGAAAATATGGAGGAATGGAGCTTCCAAACGGAAATGTTTTTTCTTTGCCATCGCTACAAACAATTAGAGGAGATTCAGCACCGTTTTCTCCAACAAAAAGTCCCAGTTGTCGCGGATTATCATATGATGAAAAACTTAATTTTCGCCAAAAAAACGCTAAAAGATCACCATTATCAAAAATATGCAAAAATATACGATATTTTAATCGACGGCTTGCCGCAGCCAAATATCATTATTTACTTACATGCCAGCCTAGATACCTTGTTAGCACGTATCCAAAAACGCGGCCGTGATTTTGAAAAAAACATCGATCCGCTCTATTTACAGCAGCTTTGCACTGACTATGAAGAAATCTTTTCCTTATTTGAGCGGGAACATCCGCACATCCCTGTCCTCCGCTTTAATGGAGATCAGCTGGATTTCGTTCAACGAAAAGAAGATTTACATTACATATTGGAACGAATAAATCATGTCATAAAAGGAGCTTTATCATGA
- a CDS encoding deoxynucleoside kinase, with translation MNLREKYRIPDHAVITIAGTVGVGKSTLTKALAKALNFRTSLEKVDTNPYLEKFYDDFERWSFHLQIYFLAERFKEQKRMFEYGGGFVQDRSIYEDAHIFAKMHFENGTMTAVDYETYTSLFQAMVMTPYFPHPDLLIYLEGSFDEVMKRIRERGRPMEQKTPVSYWKEMYERYETWINEFNFCPVLRININEYDIIGDEQSIEPIIQKAAAIIHEYERIKNNRRR, from the coding sequence ATGAATTTACGTGAAAAATACCGTATCCCAGATCATGCAGTCATTACGATTGCCGGCACAGTCGGTGTTGGTAAATCGACCTTGACAAAAGCATTGGCAAAAGCATTAAACTTCCGCACTTCATTGGAAAAAGTAGATACGAATCCATACTTGGAGAAGTTTTACGACGATTTTGAACGCTGGAGTTTTCACTTGCAAATTTATTTCCTCGCCGAGCGGTTTAAAGAGCAAAAGCGGATGTTTGAATACGGCGGCGGGTTTGTCCAAGACCGCTCTATTTATGAAGACGCCCATATTTTTGCAAAAATGCACTTTGAAAACGGGACGATGACAGCTGTTGATTATGAAACATATACAAGCTTATTCCAGGCAATGGTGATGACACCGTATTTTCCTCATCCCGATTTGCTTATTTATTTGGAAGGAAGTTTTGACGAAGTGATGAAACGCATTCGTGAGCGCGGGCGTCCAATGGAGCAAAAAACACCTGTATCCTATTGGAAAGAGATGTACGAGCGCTACGAGACATGGATTAACGAATTTAACTTCTGCCCTGTTTTGCGTATAAATATTAACGAATATGACATTATCGGAGATGAGCAATCGATCGAACCGATTATTCAAAAAGCAGCAGCGATTATTCATGAATACGAACGCATAAAAAATAACCGCCGTCGTTAG
- the serS gene encoding serine--tRNA ligase, protein MLDIKFLRNHFQEVKEKLQQRGGDLANMDRFEELDKKRRELITKAEELKNSRNEVSQQIAVLKREKKDAEHLIAQMREVGEQIKAMDEEIRQVEEELNALLLSIPNVPHESVPVGKSEEDNVEIRKWGEPRSFSFEPKPHWEIADQLGILDFERAAKVTGSRFVFYKGMGARLERALINFMLDVHIEEFGYQEVLPPYLVNRASMTGTGQLPKFEEDAFRVENEDYFLIPTAEVPVTNLHRDEILSAEDLPIYYAAYSACFRAEAGSAGRDTRGLIRQHQFNKVELVKFVKPEDSYDELEKLTNQAERILQRLGLPYRVVCLCTGDLGFSAAKTYDIEVWLPSYGTYREISSCSNFEAFQARRANIRFRRDPKAKPEYVHTLNGSGLAIGRTVAAILENYQQEDGTVVIPEVLRPYMGNRDVIR, encoded by the coding sequence ATGCTCGATATCAAATTTTTACGCAACCACTTTCAGGAAGTAAAAGAAAAACTACAACAGCGCGGCGGAGACTTAGCGAATATGGATCGCTTTGAAGAACTCGACAAAAAGCGGCGCGAACTGATTACAAAAGCAGAAGAACTAAAAAATTCAAGAAATGAAGTATCGCAACAAATAGCTGTATTAAAACGCGAAAAAAAAGACGCGGAGCATCTGATTGCGCAAATGCGCGAAGTCGGGGAGCAAATTAAAGCGATGGATGAAGAAATCCGCCAAGTGGAAGAGGAATTAAATGCCCTGTTGTTATCCATTCCAAACGTTCCGCATGAATCGGTACCTGTTGGCAAGTCAGAAGAGGATAATGTGGAAATCCGTAAATGGGGGGAACCACGTTCGTTTTCGTTTGAACCGAAACCGCATTGGGAAATTGCTGATCAACTTGGCATTCTTGATTTTGAGCGGGCCGCGAAAGTCACAGGAAGCCGCTTCGTGTTTTATAAAGGGATGGGCGCCCGTTTGGAGCGTGCGTTGATTAACTTTATGCTTGATGTGCATATCGAAGAGTTTGGCTATCAGGAAGTGCTGCCGCCGTATTTGGTCAACCGGGCCAGCATGACAGGTACAGGGCAACTGCCAAAATTTGAAGAGGATGCATTTCGCGTCGAAAACGAAGACTACTTCCTCATTCCGACGGCGGAAGTGCCGGTGACGAATCTGCATCGCGATGAAATTTTATCTGCGGAAGATTTACCGATTTATTATGCGGCTTACAGCGCATGTTTCCGCGCCGAGGCCGGTTCTGCAGGACGCGACACAAGAGGGCTGATTCGCCAGCATCAATTTAACAAAGTAGAGCTGGTGAAGTTTGTCAAACCGGAAGATTCGTATGATGAATTAGAAAAGCTGACGAATCAAGCGGAAAGAATTTTGCAGCGGCTTGGACTGCCTTATCGCGTGGTATGTTTATGCACGGGAGATTTGGGCTTTTCGGCTGCGAAAACATACGATATTGAAGTATGGTTGCCAAGCTACGGAACGTATCGGGAAATTTCTTCTTGCAGCAATTTTGAAGCGTTTCAGGCGCGCCGCGCCAATATCCGTTTCCGTCGCGACCCGAAAGCGAAACCGGAATACGTGCATACGCTCAATGGCTCAGGGTTGGCTATCGGCCGTACGGTTGCCGCTATTTTAGAGAACTATCAACAGGAAGACGGAACGGTTGTCATTCCGGAAGTATTGCGTCCATATATGGGAAATAGAGACGTTATTCGCTAG